The following proteins come from a genomic window of Rutidosis leptorrhynchoides isolate AG116_Rl617_1_P2 chromosome 10, CSIRO_AGI_Rlap_v1, whole genome shotgun sequence:
- the LOC139871045 gene encoding uncharacterized protein yields the protein MGIETGALLPSALSRKVGNGRSTKFWKDLWLGKNTLAAPYNRLFLLDLDLKYDEKWVWILDDEGSFSVKEPHIYLDNFYFPSSGHASWWFKFIPTKVNVFMWRLHLDRLPSRFNLSRELDLESIVFPICGNRSETRDHTFLSCSVAASL from the exons ATGGGCATTG AGACTGGTGCATTGTTACCGAGTGCTCTATCACGGAAAGTTGGTAATGGTCGTAGCACAAAGTTTTGGAAGGATCTCTGGCTCGGGAAAAACACCCTTGCAGCTCCCTACAACCGTTTGTTTCTTTTAGACCTTGATCTGAAGT atgatgaaaaatgggtTTGGATCTTAGATGATGAAGGATCATTTTCGGTTAAAGAACCCCATATCTACCTTGATAACTTTTACTTTCCATCGAGTGGTCATGCATCCTGGTGGTTTAAGTTTATCCCAACTAAGGTTAATGTGTTCATGTGGAGGTTGCACTTGGATAGATTACCATCACGGTTCAACTTATCTCGTGAACTTGATCTTGAATCTATTGTTTTCCCTATTTGTGGTAATAGATCCGAGACTCGTGATCATACTTTCTTATCTTGTAGCGTCGCAGCTTCCCTTTGA
- the LOC139871690 gene encoding transcription factor PIF3-like isoform X2 — protein MPLSEFYGSVNGRNGSQQPKSTDISYMPNDEFVELIWEKGQIMMQGQSSKAKKTPVSNNFQYHTPKFQEKDGILDVPIPELGLNQDDDDDDDMVPWLTYPLDDYCSDLLPEISGVTINEPHLHKHPHSHTHNNSIREGVGFDQSNTSKVSRTNHVFSWSNDQVHNPDPTIRSRVTDIGVSSNNYRNKPQNVVHRESAPTHGSSRNLEKKVQKEESVLPYSASTLMNFSHFSRPAAVAKANHGTVDVVNHGPQKDIGQHNLNSVKVGSNGFASKPLDEPCCLEKSTTGNDKSNSVVVDANTAKVGPETVKSNEPVGTTSSVCSGNSAERASNDLTKNLKRKTRDTEDFECQSQDVDEESLGTKAAGGSRGGTGSKRSRAAEVHNLSERRRRDRINEKMRALQELIPNCNKVDKASMLDEAIEYLKTLQLQVQIMSMGTGLCMPHMMFPAGMQHMHPHFSPMGIGMGMGYGMGMGMGMDMNVGSQGHPHMFPYPPNATQTSRHPSPIYGHHNQGMQMLFPQQPMPGIPINPAVRQIDVPPSSKDHHTITQTSSQPQVANKSVIQATLTDKKDQGLEPGCSATGVD, from the exons ATGCCACTTTCAGAATTTTATGGATCTGTTAATGGAAGGAATGGATCCCAACAGCCAAAATCAACTGATATTTCATATAT GCCGAACGATGAATTTGTTGAATTAATATGGGAAAAGGGTCAGATAATGATGCAGGGTCAGTCTAGTAAAGCTAAAAAGACACCAGTTTCTAATAATTTTCAATATCATACACCGAAATTTCAAGAAAAAGATGGTATTTTGGATGTACCTATTCCCGAATTGGGATTAaatcaagatgatgatgatgatgatgatatggtgccATGGTTGACTTATCCACTTGATGATTATTGTTCTGATCTCCTGCCTGAAATATCTGGCGTAACCATAAACGAACCGCATTTGCATAAGCATCCACATTCACATACACATAACAATTCAATACGTGAGGGTGTTGGATTTGACCAGTCAAACACATCTAAGGTTTCAAGAACTAACCACGTGTTTTCGTGGTCGAATGATCAAGTGCATAATCCGGATCCAACGATCAGATCACGAGTTACCGACATAGGTGTTAGtagtaataattatagaaataaaccTCAAAATGTTGTACATAGAGAATCAGCACCGACTCATGGTTCATCGCGAAATCTTGAAAAAAAGGTGCAAAAAGAAGAATCTGTACTCCCTTATTCGGCATCAACATTGATGAATTTTTCTCATTTTTCAAGACCGGCTGCTGTTGCTAAAGCTAACCATGGTACAGTTGATGTTGTGAATCATGGACCACAGAAAGACATTGGTCAACATAATTTGAATTCAGTTAAAGTAGGTTCAAACGGGTTTGCAAGTAAGCCACTCGACGAGCCATGTTGTCTTGAAAAGTCAACAACGGGTAATGACAAGTCCAACAGTGTGGTTGTTGATGCAAACACGGCTAAAGTGGGTCCCGAAACCGTAAAAAGTAACGAGCCGGTTGGTACCACTTCTTCTGTTTGCTCGGGGAATAGTGCCGAGAGGGCTTCGAATGATTTGACCAAAAATTTAAAGAGAAAAACGCGTGATACCGAGGATTTTGAGTGCCAGAGTCAA GATGTCGATGAAGAATCATTGGGGACTAAAGCAGCCGGTGGTTCAAGAGGAGGTACAGGTTCAAAAAGAAGTCGAGCTGCTGAAGTTCATAATCTGTCTGAAAGG AGGCGAAGGGATAGGATAAACGAAAAGATGCGAGCACTACAAGAACTCATACCAAATTGCAACAAG GTGGATAAAGCATCAATGCTTGATGAGGCAATTGAGTATTTAAAGACACTTCAGCTTCAAGTACAG ATTATGTCAATGGGAACTGGATTATGTATGCCGCATATGATGTTCCCGGCGGGAATGCAACATATGCACCCTCATTTCTCACCCATGGGAATCGGTATGGGAATGGGTTATGGAATGGGAATGGGAATGGGAATGGACATGAACGTCGGATCTCAAGGACACCCGCATATGTTTCCGTATCCTCCTAACGCTACCCAAACGTCACGACATCCGTCACCTATTTATGGACATCATAACCAAGGAATGCAAATGTTGTTCCCTCAACAACCTATGCCCGGTATTCCTATTAATCCGGCTGTTCGGCAGATAGATGTGCCGCCAAGCTCCAAGGACCATCACACGATTACACAAACATCCAGTCAG CCTCAAGTTGCAAACAAGAGCGTTATCCAAGCTACGTTGACTGACAAAAAAGATCAAGGTTTAGAACCCGGATGTAGTGCCACTG GTGTTGATTGA
- the LOC139871690 gene encoding transcription factor PIF3-like isoform X1, with product MPLSEFYGSVNGRNGSQQPKSTDISYMPNDEFVELIWEKGQIMMQGQSSKAKKTPVSNNFQYHTPKFQEKDGILDVPIPELGLNQDDDDDDDMVPWLTYPLDDYCSDLLPEISGVTINEPHLHKHPHSHTHNNSIREGVGFDQSNTSKVSRTNHVFSWSNDQVHNPDPTIRSRVTDIGVSSNNYRNKPQNVVHRESAPTHGSSRNLEKKVQKEESVLPYSASTLMNFSHFSRPAAVAKANHGTVDVVNHGPQKDIGQHNLNSVKVGSNGFASKPLDEPCCLEKSTTGNDKSNSVVVDANTAKVGPETVKSNEPVGTTSSVCSGNSAERASNDLTKNLKRKTRDTEDFECQSQDVDEESLGTKAAGGSRGGTGSKRSRAAEVHNLSERRRRDRINEKMRALQELIPNCNKVYNVDKASMLDEAIEYLKTLQLQVQIMSMGTGLCMPHMMFPAGMQHMHPHFSPMGIGMGMGYGMGMGMGMDMNVGSQGHPHMFPYPPNATQTSRHPSPIYGHHNQGMQMLFPQQPMPGIPINPAVRQIDVPPSSKDHHTITQTSSQPQVANKSVIQATLTDKKDQGLEPGCSATGVD from the exons ATGCCACTTTCAGAATTTTATGGATCTGTTAATGGAAGGAATGGATCCCAACAGCCAAAATCAACTGATATTTCATATAT GCCGAACGATGAATTTGTTGAATTAATATGGGAAAAGGGTCAGATAATGATGCAGGGTCAGTCTAGTAAAGCTAAAAAGACACCAGTTTCTAATAATTTTCAATATCATACACCGAAATTTCAAGAAAAAGATGGTATTTTGGATGTACCTATTCCCGAATTGGGATTAaatcaagatgatgatgatgatgatgatatggtgccATGGTTGACTTATCCACTTGATGATTATTGTTCTGATCTCCTGCCTGAAATATCTGGCGTAACCATAAACGAACCGCATTTGCATAAGCATCCACATTCACATACACATAACAATTCAATACGTGAGGGTGTTGGATTTGACCAGTCAAACACATCTAAGGTTTCAAGAACTAACCACGTGTTTTCGTGGTCGAATGATCAAGTGCATAATCCGGATCCAACGATCAGATCACGAGTTACCGACATAGGTGTTAGtagtaataattatagaaataaaccTCAAAATGTTGTACATAGAGAATCAGCACCGACTCATGGTTCATCGCGAAATCTTGAAAAAAAGGTGCAAAAAGAAGAATCTGTACTCCCTTATTCGGCATCAACATTGATGAATTTTTCTCATTTTTCAAGACCGGCTGCTGTTGCTAAAGCTAACCATGGTACAGTTGATGTTGTGAATCATGGACCACAGAAAGACATTGGTCAACATAATTTGAATTCAGTTAAAGTAGGTTCAAACGGGTTTGCAAGTAAGCCACTCGACGAGCCATGTTGTCTTGAAAAGTCAACAACGGGTAATGACAAGTCCAACAGTGTGGTTGTTGATGCAAACACGGCTAAAGTGGGTCCCGAAACCGTAAAAAGTAACGAGCCGGTTGGTACCACTTCTTCTGTTTGCTCGGGGAATAGTGCCGAGAGGGCTTCGAATGATTTGACCAAAAATTTAAAGAGAAAAACGCGTGATACCGAGGATTTTGAGTGCCAGAGTCAA GATGTCGATGAAGAATCATTGGGGACTAAAGCAGCCGGTGGTTCAAGAGGAGGTACAGGTTCAAAAAGAAGTCGAGCTGCTGAAGTTCATAATCTGTCTGAAAGG AGGCGAAGGGATAGGATAAACGAAAAGATGCGAGCACTACAAGAACTCATACCAAATTGCAACAAGGTATACAAT GTGGATAAAGCATCAATGCTTGATGAGGCAATTGAGTATTTAAAGACACTTCAGCTTCAAGTACAG ATTATGTCAATGGGAACTGGATTATGTATGCCGCATATGATGTTCCCGGCGGGAATGCAACATATGCACCCTCATTTCTCACCCATGGGAATCGGTATGGGAATGGGTTATGGAATGGGAATGGGAATGGGAATGGACATGAACGTCGGATCTCAAGGACACCCGCATATGTTTCCGTATCCTCCTAACGCTACCCAAACGTCACGACATCCGTCACCTATTTATGGACATCATAACCAAGGAATGCAAATGTTGTTCCCTCAACAACCTATGCCCGGTATTCCTATTAATCCGGCTGTTCGGCAGATAGATGTGCCGCCAAGCTCCAAGGACCATCACACGATTACACAAACATCCAGTCAG CCTCAAGTTGCAAACAAGAGCGTTATCCAAGCTACGTTGACTGACAAAAAAGATCAAGGTTTAGAACCCGGATGTAGTGCCACTG GTGTTGATTGA
- the LOC139871047 gene encoding uncharacterized protein, giving the protein MGDENAITLINKLDFGDPLYLHPSDTSSTPLSRSVLLALGSKNKVGFVDGTCVKNANDEVLSKQWDRCNSIVLSWLLGSIADELYAGLIFSENASTVWTELKETYDKIDGSIIFNLHFNISTLKQGNNSLSEYYHKLNSLWKQYNAMANLKQSTCEAADQTVKHNSMLKLMQFLMGLNDCYMHVKSNLLLRDPLPDVKTAYSVLSREESHRGLSTTDNKPQTSVFMSQVESNVSTSNNVVNDNSVQRRSNQNNFSSGNNSNNFTNNRTLNSNYECTKCNKIGHTIDRCYKIVGYPPGWKEKTYVNKFNNKNAANHSSVSDSSGSGSGNNNLTNEQMMKLLSLINEKSGPEIATGNMAGTVLNNSKKFNENFPKFFNPKTNFSKIENKGWIIDSGSSQHMSGSDNGLNNIIDVSHLNLTVGHPNGTKAVIKKIDDLKINENITLFNVLVIPKYCVNLLSIHKLTKDSKLIVGFDNTKCYIQDLRLGIIVRTVDVFDGLYVCNVSSHENTCLSANKCYLSNNLWHNRLGHPSENVLKKLKGKIDLSNKDINYEPCDVCHKAKQTRETFNDSDHKSVAVGDLVHIDLWGPFRVQSREGFKYFLTIVDDYSRAV; this is encoded by the exons ATGGGGGATGAAAACGCGATTACTCTTATCAATAAGCTTGACTTTGGTGACCCTTTATATCTGCACCCTAGTGACACCTCTAGCACACCTCTT AGTAGATCTGTGCTACTTGCCCTTGGTTCAAAAAATAAAGTTGGTTTTGTGGATGGTACTTGTGTTAAAAATGCTAATGATGAAGTTTTGTCTAAGCAATGGGATAGATGTAATTCTATAGTTCTTTCATGGTTACTTGGTTCTATTGCTGATGAGTTGTATGCTGGTTTAATTTTCTCTGAAAATGCTAGCACTGTGTGGACTGAACTAAAGGAAACTTATGATAAAATAGATGGGTCTATTATCTTTAACTTACACTTTAATATTAGCACATTGAAACAAGGAAATAACTCTCTATCTGAATACTATCATAAGCTGAACTCTCTGTGGAAACAATATAATGCCATGGCTAATCTGAAACAATCTACTTGTGAAGCTGCTGATCAAACTGTCAAACATAATAGTATGCTTAAATTGATGCAATTCTTGATGGGTCTAAATGATTGTTACATGCATGTTAAAAGTAATCTGCTATTGAGGGACCCATTACCTGATGTTAAAACTGCTTATTCTGTGTTGTCTAGAGAAGAGTCACATAGAGGGTTGTCCACTACTGATAATAAACCTCAAACATCTGTTTTCATGTCCCAAGTTGAGTCAAATGTGTCAACCTCAAACAATGTTGTGAATGATAACAGTGTTCAAAGAAGGTCAAACCAAAATAATTTTTCCAGTGGGAACAACTCAAACAACTTCACTAATAACAGGACTCTCAACTCTAATTACGAGTGCACAAAGTGCAATAAAATTGGGCATACTATTGACAGATGTTATAAAATTGTGGGATATCCACCTGGGTGGAAAGAAAAGACCTATGTGAacaaatttaataataaaaatgctgCTAATCATAGCTCTGTGAGTGATAGTTCTGGGTCAGGATCTGGAAATAACAATTTGACAAATGAACAAATGATGAAGTTGTTGAGTCTAATTAATGAGAAGTCTGGTCCCGAGATTGCAACTGGGAATATGGCAGGTACTGTTTTAAACAATAGCAAAAAATTTAATGAGAACTTTCCCAAATTTTTCAACCCTAAAACTAATTTTTCAAAAATTGAGAATAAGGGTTGGATTATTGATTCTGGTTCCTCTCAACACATGTCTGGGTCTGATAATGGGTTGAATAATATTATTGATGTCTCTCATTTAAACTTAACTGTGGGACATCCTAATGGAACTAAGGCTGTTATCAAGAAAATTGATGATTTAAAGATTAATGAAAACATAACCCTCTTTAATGTGTTGGTGATACCAAAGTACTGTGTGAACCTACTTTCTATTCACAAGTTAACTAAAGACAGCAAACTGATAGTTGGTTTTGATAATACCAAATGCTATATTCAGGACTTGAGGCTAGGGATAATTGTAAGGACTGTTGATGTTTTTGATGGTCTCTATGTGTGTAATGTAAGTAGTCATGAAAATACCTGTTTATCTGCTAATAAATGCTACCTGTCCAACAACTTATGGCATAACAGACTTGGTCACCCTTCTGAAAATGTTTTAAAGAAACttaaaggaaaaattgacctttcaAATAAAGACATTAACTATGAACCTTGTGATGTTTGTCACAAGGCAAAGCAAACTAGAGAAACCTTTAATGATAGTGACCATAAGTCTGTTGCTGTGGGTGACCTTGTTCACATTGACCTTTGGGGACCATTTAGGGTTCAAAGCAGGGAAGGGTTCAAATATTTTTTAACTATTGTTGATGACTATTCAAGGGCTGTCTGA
- the LOC139871046 gene encoding uncharacterized protein: MVSHDDADQMWNCLASTIRETAKEAFGVAVGTSRGHRSDRESWWLNDEVQRKREAKKAVACAKEKSYEDLYRKLDSKEGANDIYRIAKARERRHKDLDNIKFIKNEAGQTLVKEDEIRKRWEGYFQSLFARGSSEYHEDPQDSNIEQSQNNIDCGRINQEEGRSKIRKMGRNKAVGPDQIAIEAWRYLGHDGVRWLTCLFNKTYRSSKMPMEWRVSETIPIYKNKGDAQICESKEELNRRLEQ; the protein is encoded by the exons ATGGTATCTCATGATGATGCGGACCAAATGTGGAATTGTCTAGCGTCCACTATTAGAGAGACAGCCAAGGAAGCCTTTGGGGTGGCAGTAGGAACATCGAGAGGACATAGGTCGGATAGAGAATCTTGGTGGCTTAATGACGAGGTTCAAA GaaaaagagaagctaagaaggctgtTGCTTGTGCAAAAGAAAAGTCATATGAAGATTTGTATAGGAAACTAGACTCCAAAGAAGGAGCAAATGATATCTAcaggatagccaaagctagggagcgaaggCACAAGGACCtagataacatcaagtttatcaaaaATGAAGCTGGCCAAACCTTAGTTAAGGAAGACGAAATTCGGAAAAGATGGGAAGGGTATTTCCAATCCCTTTTCGCTAGAGGAAGTTCCGAGTATCACGAAGATCCGCAAGACTCTAACATAGAACAATCCCAGAACAACATAGATTGTGGGAGGATCAACCAAGAGGAAGGTAGATCGAAAatacgaaagatggggagaaataaAGCTGTGGGACCAGACCAGATCGCCATAGAGGCTTGGCGGTATCTCGGCCACGATGGTGTTAGGTGGTTGACTTGCCTCTTCAACAAGACTTATCGAAGCTCTaaaatgcctatggaatggagagtGAGCGAGACTATTCCCATCTATAAAAACAAGGGGGATGCTCAAATATGTG AATCTAAAGAGGAGCTTAATAGAAGACTGGAGCAATAG